Genomic window (Leptotrichia sp. oral taxon 212):
GAATATTTTTCAGCAGCCGTATACCATCCTTCATCTTCTACAAATGAACTGTCAGCCCGAAGATTAGTTGTCATATCTGAGCCGTCATCAGGGCATTTAGGAATTAATTCTGCTGGTATTCTCATAAGAATTTCTCTACTTTCAGGAACGCCGAATACTCCATTTTCATCCTTCACAAATCCTTGTGCTTCCATCGCTTTCATTATCCATTCTTCATTATCATAGGTTTTCTGTATTTGTGGATTGACACTTTGAAATAAACCGTAATCCCCTTGCGTATAAAAAAGTCTCTTTTTATCAAATCCTGCCTTTTGAAATTGATGATCTACATTTGTTGTAATAACAAAATAATCTTTATCTTTTAAAAATGAAAATAATTCATTATAGACAGGTTTTGGAGCTTTCACATAACGGTTAAAATATATATGTCTTGCCCACCAGGCCCAACGGATTTCATCATTTGGAAATGGATAAAATCCACCTGAATATATATCTCTAATTCCATATTCCTTTATAAAGTCAAAAAAATATTTTTCAAATCTTTCTCCACTATATGTAAAACCTGCTGATGTCGACAGTCCTGCTCCTGCACCGATTACAACAGCATCTGCCTTTTGAATTTCATTTTTTAGAAGTTCTATACGCTCTTCCCTTGAACCTTTTCCTGAAGATACGTTTCTACCTAACATTCCTAATGCCTTCAATCCTTTTTGAATTGTTTCTAAATATCCATTTTTTTTATCGTAAGATTTCTTCATAATATTTTTTATCCTCCTCTTTAAAAACATTGAAAATTATTCGTTCTATAGCTTCCGGATGTTCCAAAGACCATTTCTTAACTGTTTTTACAGCAATTTCTGCCGCCCTTTTATTTGGAAAACGGAATACCCCAGTTGAAATACAGCAAAATGACACACTTTTCAAATTATTTTCCATACACATATTTAAAACATTTGTATAGCAATCTGCCAATTCCTGCTCCAAATCTGCTGTAATCCTATTTCTTACTATCGGTCCGACTACATGAATTACATTTTTTGCTGGAAGATTGTAAGCATCTGTAATCATAGGAACAGATATCGGCTGTTCATAATGACTTCCATATTTATTCCTTAATTCTTCCATTTTATAACTGCACTCTTCCCTAAGCTGTATACCTGCATAAGTATGAATCTGATTATCAATGCACGTATGCATCGGTATAAAACATCCTAACATCTGGGAATTTGCCGCATTTACTATGGCATCCACTTCAAGCCTTGTAATATCTCCCTGCCAGATAGAAACATTCCCTCTAATTACGGGAATGTCTGAAAACTGTACAATACCTTTTTCTTTAGCACAGACAGATAAATATTCATCCTGCACCTTCAAAACTGAACCTGACATTTTCTTAGGCATACGCACATTCATCAAAGACCTTAAAAGAGACCGTTTCCCATTTATATCTTCTGGAATTTCTATATTTTTATATTCAACAGAATCAGCTTTAAATTCTTCTAAAAGATAATCAAGCCTTTTCTCCTGCTCCTTATTCTTTTCCATAACTCCATCTTCCTTTCATCTTTCATTCAAATAATTTCTATAAATTTTAGATTTTTTCCTCAATCCTGCTGTTTCTAAACTTAATCTTTTTTCCCCAGAAACTCCTGCATCTCATCTTTAAGATTTTCCAATGTGTATTTTTTCATTTCATTTTCCATAGCCTTCCGTATGTTTTCCAGTTTACTGTCAAGTAATGTATGAATATTTTTTCCCACAGGACATTTTGGATTTGGATTTTTATGAAAATTGAAAAGTTCACCATCCTCCAGCGGCTCAATTGCCACATATACATCATAAAATGTTATTTCCTTTAGAGGTTTTGTCACTTCAATTCCTCCAGTTCCTCTTGCAACTGTTATCAATCCTGCACTTTTTAATTTTGTCAAAATTTTCCTTATAATAACAGGATTTGTATTTATACTTCCAGCAAGAAAATCACTTGTAATCCTGTACTCATCTTTAAATACTTCTACACATGTAAAAATATGTAGTGCTATCGTAAATCTGCTTGATATCTGCATAATTTCATTCTCCTTTTTTTCTAAATTTTATTTTTTATAAATGTCTGTTTCAATTTTTAAAACTTCAAAAGCTTCGCTGACATTTCCTAAGACTTCTTATTTTTTAGTTGTAATATAAACGGTTACATCTTGTAAAATCATAATACAATGTTTTTGATGTAATGTCAATAGTTACATCAAAAAAATATAAATAAAAAACTTCTTTAATTAAAATTTTTTCTTAAATTTAAAGAAGTTTTTTATAACTTTTTGTTACTTTTATTATTTTAATCATACCTTTAAACTTATAATCTATTTCCCAAGAAACCAGGTTTATATTCTTTAAGTTTTTTGTCCGCTTCCCTCATATCTGCATCATTTTCATGAATTTTTCCATCTTCATCCACATATCTTACAATTTTTCCATTAGAATCAAAATAATATCTTGTTTCATAAATTCCAAGAACTTTAGGATTATCTGTCCATATAACATGTTCTGTAGATATTAATTTACTATATATAAAGTAAACTCTATTATTTTTAATATAATATTCCCTGTATTCATTTCCTGTTTCAAAATAAAGGTGGCTCACTATTTTTTTCAGTATATTGCCTTTATAGTAATAGCTGACTTCTCCTACAGATCCATCATCTACTTCTTCCTTCCGTACTACCAATTTCTCTTTATCTGTTCTATCCTTTTCATTCCTTATTTCCTGTACTACAGAAT
Coding sequences:
- a CDS encoding protein-ADP-ribose hydrolase, whose translation is MEKNKEQEKRLDYLLEEFKADSVEYKNIEIPEDINGKRSLLRSLMNVRMPKKMSGSVLKVQDEYLSVCAKEKGIVQFSDIPVIRGNVSIWQGDITRLEVDAIVNAANSQMLGCFIPMHTCIDNQIHTYAGIQLREECSYKMEELRNKYGSHYEQPISVPMITDAYNLPAKNVIHVVGPIVRNRITADLEQELADCYTNVLNMCMENNLKSVSFCCISTGVFRFPNKRAAEIAVKTVKKWSLEHPEAIERIIFNVFKEEDKKYYEEILR
- a CDS encoding Rrf2 family transcriptional regulator — translated: MQISSRFTIALHIFTCVEVFKDEYRITSDFLAGSINTNPVIIRKILTKLKSAGLITVARGTGGIEVTKPLKEITFYDVYVAIEPLEDGELFNFHKNPNPKCPVGKNIHTLLDSKLENIRKAMENEMKKYTLENLKDEMQEFLGKKD